In Vibrio sp. 10N, the following proteins share a genomic window:
- the luxO gene encoding quorum-sensing sigma-54 dependent transcriptional regulator LuxO: MQPLFDEPKSRYLLMVEDTASVAALYRSYLSPLGIDINIVGNGRDALQSLQHRTPDLILLDLRLPDMTGMDVLDAVKQSHPDVPIIFMTAHGSIDIAVDAMQHGAQDFLIKPCEADRLRVTVTNAIRKASKLRDEINDTGSPSYQGFIGSSQPMQAVYRTIDSAASSKASIFITGESGTGKEVCAEAIHAASKRGDKPFIAINCAAIPKDLIESELFGHVKGAFTGAAVDRQGAAELADGGTLFLDELCEMDLELQTKLLRFIQTGTFQKVGSSRMKKVDVRFVCATNRDPWKEVQEGRFREDLYYRLYVIPLHLPPLRDREEDVIEIAYSLLGFMSHEEGKSFVRFAQDVIERFIHYEWPGNVRQLQNVLRNVVVLNHGKEITLDMLPPPLNEPMVVAKPTASIAVSSFGPQDIVPLWQTERRTIEQAIEACDGNIPQAAKFLDVSPSTIYRKIQAWNASETKA; this comes from the coding sequence ATGCAACCTTTATTCGACGAGCCGAAGTCTCGCTACCTCCTGATGGTAGAAGATACGGCCTCCGTTGCTGCATTGTATCGCTCGTATCTTTCTCCATTGGGGATCGACATCAATATCGTGGGTAATGGCCGCGATGCGTTACAAAGCTTACAGCACCGGACGCCTGATCTCATACTTCTTGATCTGCGTCTTCCCGACATGACGGGAATGGATGTGTTGGATGCGGTGAAACAGTCTCATCCCGATGTGCCTATCATCTTCATGACGGCGCACGGCTCCATTGATATCGCGGTTGACGCGATGCAACATGGCGCGCAAGACTTTTTGATCAAGCCTTGTGAGGCCGACCGTCTGCGCGTCACTGTGACCAATGCCATTCGCAAAGCCTCCAAACTACGCGATGAAATAAATGATACCGGCAGCCCAAGTTACCAAGGCTTTATCGGCAGCAGTCAGCCGATGCAAGCCGTGTATCGCACTATCGACTCCGCCGCGTCCAGTAAAGCGAGTATCTTTATTACCGGTGAAAGTGGTACCGGTAAAGAGGTATGTGCCGAAGCGATTCATGCCGCGAGTAAGCGAGGCGATAAACCGTTTATAGCGATTAACTGCGCCGCGATCCCGAAAGATCTGATTGAAAGTGAACTGTTTGGTCACGTCAAAGGTGCCTTTACGGGCGCTGCGGTTGATAGACAGGGGGCGGCAGAGCTTGCTGATGGCGGGACGCTGTTTCTTGATGAGCTGTGCGAGATGGATCTCGAACTGCAAACTAAGCTGCTGCGTTTTATTCAAACCGGTACGTTCCAAAAAGTGGGCTCGTCACGGATGAAGAAAGTGGATGTGCGCTTTGTGTGTGCGACTAACCGCGATCCATGGAAAGAGGTGCAAGAAGGGCGGTTTAGGGAAGACTTGTACTACCGTTTGTACGTCATTCCACTGCATTTGCCGCCGCTTCGCGACCGTGAAGAAGACGTGATTGAAATTGCTTATTCTCTATTGGGCTTTATGTCCCACGAGGAAGGTAAAAGTTTCGTGCGTTTCGCTCAGGATGTGATAGAGCGATTCATTCATTATGAGTGGCCGGGTAATGTGCGTCAGCTACAAAATGTGCTGCGCAACGTAGTAGTATTGAATCACGGTAAAGAAATCACCTTAGATATGTTGCCGCCACCGTTGAATGAGCCAATGGTTGTTGCTAAACCCACGGCATCGATCGCGGTCTCGTCATTTGGCCCTCAAGATATCGTGCCGCTGTGGCAGACTGAGAGACGTACGATTGAACAAGCGATTGAAGCTTGTGACGGTAACATCCCACAGGCCGCTAAGTTTTTGGATGTAAGTCCATCGACCATTTACCGAAAAATTCAAGCATGGAACGCGAGTGAGACCAAAGCATGA
- a CDS encoding YvcK family protein — MSNYSSKKIVAIGGGHGLGRMLAALKEFGSNATGIVATTDNGGSTGRIRECQGGIAWGDTRNCINQLITDPSIGSMMFEYRFKGTGDLNGHNLGNLMLTALDNLSVRPLDAIELIRDLLKVDVNIIPMSEHPSDLKALSIEGKWVTGETSVDEMEQDLQRLDLEPVVPATKEAVDAIHQADCIVLGPGSFLTSIMPPLLLADLSQAINSNTKAKVVFVENLSPEYGPAGRMTLEQKLLWCERALQGRKLDVILGEQAHPDICSRWNCMTQPLASPNRDWRHDRNKLKEAIESLLQ; from the coding sequence ATGAGCAACTATTCATCAAAAAAAATCGTGGCGATCGGTGGTGGTCACGGCTTAGGGCGTATGTTGGCTGCGCTAAAAGAGTTTGGCTCCAATGCCACAGGCATTGTTGCGACCACTGATAATGGCGGCTCCACTGGCCGCATTCGTGAATGCCAAGGTGGTATTGCTTGGGGCGATACTCGCAACTGCATTAATCAGCTGATTACGGATCCATCCATCGGTTCAATGATGTTTGAGTACCGTTTCAAAGGCACCGGTGATCTCAATGGTCACAATTTAGGTAACCTTATGCTTACTGCACTGGACAACCTATCTGTGCGCCCGCTTGATGCTATTGAACTAATCAGAGACCTACTCAAAGTCGACGTGAACATCATTCCGATGTCCGAACACCCATCCGATCTCAAAGCTCTTTCGATAGAAGGAAAATGGGTAACAGGCGAAACCTCGGTCGATGAAATGGAACAAGATCTGCAGCGTCTTGATTTAGAACCCGTGGTACCGGCGACCAAAGAAGCGGTCGACGCCATTCATCAAGCAGACTGCATTGTGCTTGGTCCTGGAAGCTTTTTAACCAGTATCATGCCACCACTATTGCTTGCAGACCTTAGCCAAGCCATCAATAGCAATACCAAAGCTAAGGTGGTATTTGTTGAGAACCTGTCTCCAGAATATGGTCCGGCTGGACGAATGACATTGGAACAGAAGCTGCTTTGGTGTGAACGCGCCTTACAAGGCAGAAAACTTGATGTCATTTTAGGTGAGCAGGCACACCCTGATATTTGTTCACGCTGGAATTGTATGACGCAACCACTGGCTTCCCCGAATCGAGACTGGCGTCACGATAGGAATAAACTCAAAGAAGCGATTGAATCACTACTTCAATGA
- the moaC gene encoding cyclic pyranopterin monophosphate synthase MoaC, translated as MSEFTHINASGEANMVDVSAKAETVREARAEAFVHMAPETLKMITSGNHHKGDVFATARIAGIQAAKKTWDLIPLCHPLLLSKVEVQLEALESENKVRIESVCKLAGKTGVEMEALTAASVAALTIYDMCKAVQKDMVIDSVRLLEKTGGKSGHFKVES; from the coding sequence ATGTCGGAATTTACACATATTAATGCCTCGGGCGAGGCCAATATGGTTGATGTGTCAGCCAAGGCTGAAACGGTTCGCGAAGCGCGCGCTGAAGCGTTTGTGCATATGGCACCGGAAACGCTTAAGATGATCACGTCTGGCAACCATCACAAAGGAGATGTGTTTGCCACTGCGCGTATTGCAGGTATTCAAGCCGCGAAGAAAACTTGGGATCTGATCCCGCTATGTCATCCGCTACTGCTTTCTAAAGTGGAAGTGCAGCTAGAAGCGCTAGAAAGTGAAAACAAAGTACGCATCGAATCCGTGTGTAAGCTTGCAGGTAAAACGGGCGTAGAAATGGAGGCGCTAACCGCTGCCTCTGTGGCGGCGTTGACGATTTATGACATGTGCAAAGCGGTACAAAAAGACATGGTGATCGACAGCGTGCGATTGCTGGAAAAAACCGGCGGCAAGTCAGGTCACTTTAAGGTGGAATCATGA
- a CDS encoding Cof-type HAD-IIB family hydrolase — MTASKIKFIATDMDGTLLDEQGQLPAQFPELFQRLKSQGILFAAASGRQYYSLRDTFADFQDEMLFIAENGTVVMHQDKELYSCDLDPASVPSIIRQARTISGGYIVLCGKKSAYIETQDPKALEEISKYYHRCQYVDDLLAVDDEFIKIALLHFDGSEAHIDPVIRPAFGEDFQVVVSAKIWLDVMNKVASKGSAIRHLQNTLGFTFEQTMSFGDYFNDAEMLKESYYSYAMENAHPGVKELARFSAPSNTEDGVIKAVNAFLDAELSVAE, encoded by the coding sequence ATGACAGCTTCAAAAATCAAATTCATCGCAACCGACATGGATGGGACCTTGTTGGACGAGCAAGGCCAGCTCCCTGCCCAATTTCCCGAATTATTTCAAAGGCTAAAGTCTCAAGGCATCCTATTTGCTGCAGCCTCTGGGCGCCAATATTATAGCTTGCGCGATACTTTCGCTGACTTTCAAGATGAGATGTTGTTCATTGCTGAAAATGGCACCGTGGTCATGCATCAAGATAAAGAGCTGTATAGCTGCGATCTAGACCCTGCTTCAGTACCTAGTATCATTCGCCAGGCTCGTACCATCTCTGGTGGCTATATTGTACTGTGTGGTAAAAAGAGTGCTTACATTGAAACGCAAGATCCCAAAGCACTAGAAGAAATCAGTAAGTACTATCACCGCTGCCAATATGTAGATGACTTACTCGCAGTCGATGATGAGTTTATTAAAATTGCTTTACTGCACTTTGACGGCTCGGAAGCTCACATTGATCCCGTTATCCGTCCCGCTTTTGGCGAAGATTTTCAGGTTGTCGTTAGCGCTAAAATTTGGCTCGATGTGATGAACAAAGTCGCATCAAAAGGCAGCGCCATTCGCCACCTTCAAAATACGCTCGGCTTTACCTTTGAACAAACCATGAGTTTTGGGGACTACTTTAATGATGCTGAAATGCTGAAGGAAAGTTATTACTCATACGCAATGGAAAACGCCCATCCTGGCGTCAAAGAGCTTGCTCGCTTCTCTGCACCGAGCAACACAGAAGATGGTGTGATTAAAGCGGTCAACGCATTTCTTGATGCTGAACTTTCTGTTGCTGAATAA
- the uvrB gene encoding excinuclease ABC subunit UvrB, translating to MAKQFELVSDYQPSGDQPTAITQLVDGLDSGLAHQTLLGVTGSGKTFTLANVIAQAQRPAILLAPNKTLAAQLYGEMKAFFPNNAVEYFVSYYDYYQPEAYVPTTDTFIEKDASVNAHIEQMRLSATKALLERKDAIIVASVSAIYGLGDPDSYLKMMLHVTRGAVIDQRDILLRLAELQYSRNDVAFERGQFRVRGEVIDIFPAESDQEAVRLEMFDDEIDCISLFDPLTGVITQRDIARYTIYPKTHYVTPRERILDAIEEIKKELASRATYLKENNKLLEEQRISQRTQFDIEMMNELGFCSGIENYSRYLSGRKEGEPPPTLFDYLPPDGLLIIDESHVTVPQIGAMYKGDRSRKETLVEFGFRLPSALDNRPMKFEEFEMISPQTIFVSATPSAYELEKSNGDVADQVVRPTGLLDPEIEVRPVATQVDDLLSEAKARAAIDERVLVTTLTKRMAEDLTEYLNEHGVKVRYLHSDIDTVERTEIIRDLRLGEFDVLVGINLLREGLDMPEVSLVAILDADKEGFLRSERSLIQTIGRAARNIKGKAILYGDTITKSMQKAIDETTRRREKQHAYNEKMGMVPTALKRNIKDIMEIGGAVKSGKPKKGKQVPLSKVAEPSQAYVALSSQDLEKQILKLEGEMYQHAQNLEFELAAEKRDEIEKLRQHFIANS from the coding sequence ATGGCAAAACAGTTCGAATTGGTTTCCGATTATCAACCGTCGGGAGATCAACCCACCGCGATTACGCAGTTAGTCGATGGTTTGGATTCAGGCCTCGCTCACCAGACATTGCTCGGGGTAACCGGATCGGGTAAAACCTTCACGTTGGCAAACGTTATTGCCCAAGCACAAAGACCCGCAATTTTATTGGCGCCAAACAAAACGTTGGCGGCGCAGTTGTATGGCGAGATGAAAGCATTTTTTCCCAATAATGCGGTTGAGTATTTTGTCTCTTATTACGATTACTACCAGCCAGAGGCGTACGTGCCGACCACGGATACGTTTATCGAAAAAGACGCGTCAGTGAATGCTCACATTGAGCAAATGCGTTTATCGGCCACTAAAGCGCTGTTAGAAAGAAAAGATGCCATTATTGTTGCGTCTGTTTCTGCCATCTATGGTTTGGGTGATCCAGACTCGTATTTAAAAATGATGTTGCACGTCACTCGAGGTGCGGTGATTGACCAGCGTGACATCTTGCTTCGATTAGCTGAACTGCAATATTCACGTAATGATGTCGCCTTCGAGCGCGGTCAATTTAGAGTGCGCGGCGAAGTGATTGATATCTTCCCTGCTGAATCTGATCAAGAGGCGGTCCGCCTTGAAATGTTTGATGATGAGATTGACTGCATCAGTCTTTTCGACCCACTGACGGGAGTGATCACTCAGCGCGATATCGCCCGCTATACCATCTATCCGAAAACTCACTACGTCACGCCACGAGAACGTATTCTAGATGCGATTGAGGAAATCAAAAAAGAGCTCGCCAGCCGTGCTACTTATCTCAAAGAAAATAACAAGTTACTTGAAGAGCAGCGTATTTCGCAGCGTACGCAGTTTGATATTGAGATGATGAACGAGCTGGGCTTTTGTTCAGGCATCGAGAACTACTCCCGTTACTTGAGTGGTCGTAAGGAGGGCGAGCCGCCTCCGACACTGTTCGACTATTTGCCGCCTGATGGCCTGCTAATCATTGATGAATCACACGTGACCGTGCCGCAAATAGGCGCGATGTATAAAGGTGACCGCTCTCGAAAAGAGACGCTGGTGGAGTTTGGTTTCCGCTTGCCTTCCGCATTGGACAACCGTCCAATGAAGTTTGAAGAGTTTGAGATGATTTCGCCGCAAACCATCTTTGTCTCGGCAACCCCAAGCGCTTATGAACTAGAGAAGTCGAATGGTGATGTGGCCGACCAAGTAGTGCGTCCGACCGGCCTTCTGGATCCGGAAATTGAAGTGCGTCCTGTTGCCACACAGGTGGATGACTTGCTCTCTGAAGCCAAAGCTCGCGCGGCCATTGATGAGCGCGTATTGGTGACGACGCTGACGAAACGTATGGCGGAGGATTTGACCGAATATCTTAACGAGCATGGCGTGAAGGTGCGCTACTTGCACTCAGATATCGACACCGTTGAGCGTACTGAGATCATTCGTGATTTACGTTTAGGTGAGTTTGATGTGCTGGTGGGAATTAACTTGCTTCGAGAGGGTTTGGATATGCCAGAAGTTTCGTTGGTGGCCATCCTTGATGCTGACAAAGAAGGTTTCCTTCGCTCGGAGCGCTCTTTGATTCAGACCATTGGACGTGCTGCACGAAACATCAAAGGCAAAGCGATTCTGTACGGTGACACCATCACTAAATCGATGCAAAAGGCTATCGATGAAACCACGCGTCGCCGCGAAAAACAACATGCCTACAACGAGAAGATGGGCATGGTGCCTACTGCACTTAAACGCAACATCAAAGACATCATGGAAATTGGTGGTGCAGTGAAAAGCGGTAAGCCGAAAAAAGGCAAACAAGTCCCCCTTTCCAAGGTGGCCGAGCCTTCACAAGCTTATGTGGCCTTGTCCTCACAAGATCTTGAGAAGCAAATTCTGAAACTTGAAGGGGAAATGTACCAACACGCCCAGAACCTAGAATTTGAGTTGGCTGCCGAAAAACGTGATGAAATAGAGAAACTTAGACAACACTTCATCGCAAATAGTTAA
- the moaB gene encoding molybdenum cofactor biosynthesis protein B — protein MGHAESKFVPANIAVLTVSDTRTEENDTSGRYLAENLQEAGHTLADKKIVIDDIYQIRAVVSQWIADESVQAVMITGGTGFTSRDSTPEALVPLFDKQVEGFGELFRAVSYEEIGTSTIQSRAIAGFANHTVIFAMPGSTGACRTGWTKIIKQQLDASHRPCNFMPHLTK, from the coding sequence ATGGGTCACGCAGAGAGCAAATTTGTGCCTGCGAATATCGCAGTGCTAACCGTTTCAGATACACGTACAGAAGAGAACGACACATCGGGTCGCTACCTCGCAGAAAACCTGCAAGAAGCAGGACACACGCTAGCAGACAAGAAAATCGTTATTGATGATATCTACCAAATCCGTGCTGTAGTATCACAGTGGATTGCGGACGAAAGCGTTCAAGCAGTAATGATTACTGGTGGCACGGGCTTTACCTCTCGTGATAGCACGCCAGAAGCGCTGGTTCCTCTTTTCGATAAGCAAGTGGAAGGCTTTGGTGAGCTATTCCGCGCGGTATCTTACGAAGAAATTGGTACCTCGACGATCCAATCTCGTGCAATTGCTGGTTTTGCTAATCACACAGTGATCTTCGCGATGCCTGGTTCAACAGGTGCGTGTCGCACGGGTTGGACGAAAATCATTAAGCAGCAGCTCGATGCAAGTCATCGCCCTTGTAACTTTATGCCCCACCTAACTAAGTAA
- a CDS encoding long-chain fatty acid--CoA ligase → MNQYVNDPSNYQLLIKNLLFSPVAFDPDQEIVYANYRRHSYQTFHDRVRQLANALTAMGVNKGDTVAVMDYDSHRYLECYFAIPMIGAKLHMINVRLSPEQILYTIDHAEDDVLLIHEEFLPILDQIKGRIDTINDYVVLRDEGDCEYETLLAAQPTEFDFPDFDENTVATTFYTTGTTGLPKGVFFTHRQLVLHTLGILSSLGTNAVQGRLHQGDIYMPITPMFHVHAWGLPYMATMLGIKQVYPGKYIPDVLLGLIEQEKVTFSHCVPTILHLLLNAPKSSSVDLAGWKVVIGGAALPKALCQSALARDIDVFAGYGMSETGPILSIVQLTPEHLDLDMDKQAEYRAKTGKKVAMVDVEIVDEQMAPLPHDGETTGEIVVRAPWLTPSYYKDNKNSKALWRGGYLHTGDVATIDPEGFIKITDRVKDMIKISGEWVSSLELEDILHQHKAVSEAAVIGMPHDKWGEVPLALVTLKADHSVTDKALVSFAKGFISKGILAREALLMKIKFVDSIAKTSVGKVDKKELRKLHL, encoded by the coding sequence ATGAACCAGTACGTGAATGACCCATCCAATTATCAATTGCTGATCAAAAACTTACTTTTCTCCCCCGTTGCCTTTGACCCAGACCAAGAAATTGTTTACGCCAACTATCGTCGCCACAGCTATCAAACCTTTCATGATCGTGTGCGTCAACTAGCCAATGCGTTAACCGCGATGGGGGTTAATAAAGGTGACACTGTCGCCGTGATGGATTACGACTCCCATCGCTACCTAGAATGCTACTTTGCCATCCCAATGATTGGTGCCAAACTGCATATGATCAACGTACGCCTCTCACCAGAGCAAATTCTCTACACCATCGACCATGCGGAAGATGATGTACTGCTCATCCATGAAGAGTTTTTACCTATTTTGGATCAAATCAAAGGGCGCATTGATACCATTAATGACTACGTCGTTCTGCGCGATGAGGGCGATTGTGAATACGAAACGCTGTTAGCAGCGCAACCTACCGAGTTTGACTTTCCTGACTTTGATGAGAATACCGTAGCGACGACCTTCTACACTACGGGCACTACTGGCCTACCTAAAGGAGTGTTCTTTACCCATCGTCAATTGGTGCTCCACACCTTAGGTATTTTAAGCTCACTCGGCACCAATGCCGTTCAAGGCCGGCTTCATCAGGGCGACATTTACATGCCTATTACGCCAATGTTCCATGTTCATGCTTGGGGACTGCCTTATATGGCAACCATGCTTGGCATCAAACAAGTGTACCCCGGTAAGTACATTCCCGATGTACTGCTTGGGCTGATTGAGCAAGAAAAGGTGACGTTCTCTCACTGCGTTCCGACCATTTTGCATTTGTTGCTTAACGCACCGAAGTCGTCATCGGTGGATCTCGCTGGCTGGAAAGTTGTCATTGGGGGAGCAGCATTGCCTAAGGCACTCTGCCAGTCAGCATTAGCGCGTGATATCGACGTCTTCGCTGGGTATGGCATGAGTGAAACCGGACCGATTCTTTCGATAGTCCAGCTCACACCTGAGCACCTTGACTTAGACATGGACAAGCAAGCTGAATATCGAGCTAAAACAGGGAAAAAAGTCGCGATGGTCGATGTGGAAATCGTCGACGAACAAATGGCTCCTCTCCCTCATGATGGTGAGACTACGGGCGAAATTGTGGTTCGAGCACCTTGGTTGACACCGAGTTACTACAAAGACAATAAAAACTCGAAAGCTCTGTGGCGTGGTGGTTACTTACATACTGGTGATGTCGCTACTATCGACCCAGAAGGGTTCATCAAGATCACCGACCGCGTCAAAGATATGATTAAAATCTCCGGTGAATGGGTCAGCTCACTCGAGCTCGAAGATATACTCCATCAGCACAAAGCCGTCTCTGAGGCCGCTGTCATTGGTATGCCTCACGACAAATGGGGTGAAGTACCACTGGCGCTGGTCACACTCAAAGCCGATCACTCCGTAACAGATAAAGCGCTCGTTAGCTTCGCCAAAGGCTTTATTAGCAAGGGGATTCTCGCCAGAGAGGCGCTGCTTATGAAGATCAAGTTTGTCGATAGTATTGCCAAAACCAGTGTCGGCAAAGTGGATAAAAAAGAGTTAAGAAAATTGCACCTCTAA
- the moaD gene encoding molybdopterin synthase sulfur carrier subunit produces the protein MIKVLFFAQTRELVGVDALEVDASFDTVEAIRAHLAKQEGKWDLALDSGKLLAAVNQDIVPLTATVSDGDEVAFFPPVTGG, from the coding sequence ATGATCAAAGTATTGTTTTTTGCTCAAACACGCGAGCTAGTTGGTGTTGACGCACTTGAAGTTGATGCCAGCTTTGACACGGTAGAGGCCATCCGTGCTCATCTTGCAAAGCAAGAAGGTAAATGGGATTTGGCTCTCGATTCAGGCAAGCTGCTGGCAGCGGTGAACCAAGACATTGTGCCGTTGACGGCCACGGTCAGTGATGGCGATGAAGTGGCGTTTTTCCCTCCGGTAACTGGGGGCTGA
- the rsxA gene encoding electron transport complex subunit RsxA, whose translation MTEYLLLLVGTVLVNNFVLVKFLGLCPFMGVSKKLETAIGMGLATTFVLTLASVCAYLVETYVLVPLGIQYLRTMSFILVIAVVVQFTEMVVHKTSPTLYRLLGIFLPLITTNCAVLGVALLNINENHNFIESIIYGFGAAVGFSLVLILFASMRERIAAADVPAPFKGASIAMITAGLMSLAFMGFTGLVKL comes from the coding sequence ATGACCGAATATCTTTTGTTGTTGGTGGGCACAGTACTCGTCAACAATTTCGTACTGGTAAAATTCCTTGGGTTATGTCCATTCATGGGCGTATCTAAAAAACTCGAGACAGCCATCGGCATGGGTCTTGCGACAACATTCGTACTGACTTTGGCCTCGGTGTGCGCCTACCTTGTTGAAACCTACGTCCTAGTACCGTTGGGCATCCAATACCTGCGAACGATGAGTTTCATTCTCGTCATTGCAGTGGTGGTTCAGTTCACCGAAATGGTGGTGCACAAAACCAGCCCTACCTTGTACAGACTGTTAGGTATCTTCTTACCATTGATCACGACCAACTGTGCCGTGCTTGGTGTAGCGCTGCTTAATATCAATGAAAACCACAACTTCATAGAATCGATCATCTACGGATTCGGTGCAGCGGTTGGTTTCTCTCTGGTATTAATCTTATTCGCTTCCATGCGTGAGCGCATTGCCGCTGCTGATGTACCAGCACCATTTAAAGGTGCCTCTATCGCAATGATTACCGCAGGACTGATGTCTCTGGCATTCATGGGCTTTACAGGGTTGGTGAAACTATAA
- the moaA gene encoding GTP 3',8-cyclase MoaA, translating into MAQQFEDKFHRKFYYLRLSVTDVCNFRCTYCLPDGYKPPGQKRPAFLTLPEIKRVVTAFADCGTSKVRITGGEPSLRKDFPQIIETVANTPGISKVATTTNGYRMAKQVDTWQRAGLTHINVSVDSLDPRMFHQITGENKFTEVMAGIDRAFEIGYEQVKVNVVLMKDLNAKELPSFLNWIKDRPIQLRFIELMQTGEMDELFQNHHVSGVDIRNQLIANGWILKARQNNDGPAQVFVHADYKGEIGLIMPYEKNFCESCNRLRVSAMGKLHLCLFGEHGVELRDLLQEDAQEQALIERIQAQLQTKSVSHFLHDGNSGMTPHLASIGG; encoded by the coding sequence GTGGCGCAACAATTCGAAGATAAATTCCATCGCAAGTTCTATTACTTGCGCTTGTCGGTTACAGACGTCTGTAATTTCCGATGTACATATTGCCTCCCTGATGGCTACAAACCGCCTGGTCAAAAAAGACCGGCCTTTTTAACGCTGCCTGAAATTAAGCGTGTTGTCACTGCATTCGCAGATTGTGGCACGTCAAAGGTGCGTATTACTGGTGGTGAGCCAAGCCTTAGGAAGGATTTCCCTCAGATCATTGAAACGGTCGCTAATACTCCTGGCATCAGCAAAGTGGCTACGACAACCAATGGTTATCGTATGGCAAAGCAAGTTGATACATGGCAGCGAGCGGGTTTGACTCATATTAACGTCAGCGTTGATAGCCTTGACCCTCGTATGTTCCACCAAATCACGGGTGAGAATAAGTTTACTGAGGTGATGGCGGGTATCGACCGCGCGTTTGAGATCGGCTACGAGCAGGTCAAAGTCAATGTGGTGTTGATGAAAGATCTCAACGCTAAAGAGCTGCCGTCGTTCCTCAATTGGATCAAAGATCGTCCTATCCAACTTAGGTTTATCGAACTGATGCAAACCGGTGAAATGGACGAGCTGTTTCAAAATCATCATGTCTCAGGTGTGGACATTCGCAATCAACTCATCGCTAACGGTTGGATACTTAAAGCGCGTCAAAACAACGATGGCCCAGCTCAAGTATTCGTGCATGCCGATTATAAAGGTGAGATTGGCTTGATCATGCCATACGAGAAAAACTTCTGCGAAAGTTGTAACCGCTTGCGTGTCTCTGCAATGGGTAAGCTGCACTTATGCTTGTTTGGCGAGCATGGTGTCGAGCTGCGAGACTTACTGCAAGAGGATGCTCAGGAGCAGGCGCTTATTGAGCGCATTCAAGCACAATTACAGACCAAGTCGGTCAGTCACTTCCTACACGATGGCAATTCAGGAATGACGCCTCACTTGGCATCCATCGGCGGCTAA
- a CDS encoding Hpt domain-containing protein: protein MTFMNQERVEQLTSEIGVANIPILLGIFTGELVTYQTQLSEGPLAEKMEQLAEICHALKSSAASFGAEPLCQLAIQIDTKSKQNDLTEDQALIDQVLDLLANTHTTYMRYLDALEQ from the coding sequence ATGACGTTTATGAATCAAGAGCGAGTTGAACAGCTTACCAGTGAGATTGGAGTCGCTAACATTCCGATCTTACTCGGGATTTTTACCGGCGAGCTGGTTACCTATCAAACTCAACTTAGTGAAGGTCCGTTGGCGGAGAAAATGGAGCAGTTGGCTGAGATATGTCATGCCTTAAAGAGCAGTGCCGCCAGTTTTGGTGCAGAGCCTTTGTGCCAGTTAGCCATCCAAATTGATACCAAGTCGAAACAGAATGATTTGACCGAAGATCAAGCGCTGATTGATCAGGTTTTAGACTTACTTGCTAACACTCATACAACTTATATGCGCTACTTGGATGCGTTAGAGCAATAA
- the moaE gene encoding molybdopterin synthase catalytic subunit MoaE: protein MTIRVSVQQQDFSVGAEYDALAQGSASGAIVTFTGKVRDMNLGDDVQGMSLEHYPGMTERALEKICNEAETRWMLNGIRVIHRVGDLDAGDQIVFVGVSSAHRGAAFEACEFIMDYLKTKAPFWKKERTTESTRWVESRESDTQAAERWQK, encoded by the coding sequence ATGACGATTCGAGTATCGGTTCAGCAGCAAGATTTTTCCGTCGGTGCTGAGTATGACGCATTAGCGCAAGGCAGTGCATCGGGTGCGATTGTAACGTTTACGGGCAAAGTGCGTGATATGAACTTGGGCGACGATGTGCAAGGCATGTCGCTTGAGCACTATCCGGGAATGACCGAGCGTGCATTAGAGAAAATCTGCAACGAAGCGGAGACGAGATGGATGCTAAACGGGATCCGAGTTATTCACCGTGTGGGTGATCTTGATGCGGGTGACCAAATTGTGTTTGTTGGCGTTTCCAGTGCCCATCGAGGCGCAGCCTTTGAGGCATGTGAGTTCATAATGGACTACTTGAAGACCAAAGCACCGTTTTGGAAAAAAGAGCGTACTACCGAGTCAACTCGCTGGGTTGAGTCTCGTGAGTCTGACACACAGGCCGCTGAGCGCTGGCAAAAATAA